One Desulfobacteraceae bacterium DNA window includes the following coding sequences:
- a CDS encoding nucleotide exchange factor GrpE: MTDDFEAPADFAREPDGGPADGRPPGADPDWRATLERNFRQWLQEVEADPSAALPAAEDGPDLYAFYEALCVVRTEVRHQTRRSHESLGRFGEALAGFEELLRKLNQRVIQIDSERGGLDDAGLHALLLSLVELFERFERIQNRLRIPPATGWFAPPRRWSAAWSALREGFDILNDHFQQLLQNQGVTVIACKGRAFDPTLMKAVAVRQTASVPANTVLAQLSGGYSYRGRVLKFAEVKIAVGKETS; the protein is encoded by the coding sequence ATGACGGACGATTTTGAAGCGCCGGCGGATTTCGCTCGCGAACCGGACGGCGGGCCGGCGGACGGCCGGCCCCCCGGCGCGGACCCGGATTGGCGCGCCACCCTGGAGCGGAATTTTCGGCAGTGGCTGCAGGAGGTGGAAGCCGACCCGTCGGCGGCCCTGCCCGCCGCCGAGGACGGCCCGGACCTTTACGCTTTCTATGAGGCCTTGTGCGTGGTGCGCACCGAAGTACGCCACCAGACCCGGCGCAGCCACGAGTCTCTGGGCCGCTTCGGGGAGGCCCTGGCGGGCTTCGAGGAGCTGCTGCGGAAGCTGAACCAGCGTGTGATTCAGATCGACAGCGAGCGCGGCGGGCTGGACGACGCCGGCCTGCACGCCCTTTTACTCTCGCTGGTGGAACTCTTCGAGCGTTTCGAGCGCATTCAGAACCGCTTGCGGATCCCCCCGGCGACCGGCTGGTTTGCGCCTCCCCGCCGCTGGTCGGCCGCTTGGTCGGCCCTGCGGGAAGGTTTTGACATATTAAACGATCATTTTCAGCAGCTCCTGCAAAACCAGGGGGTCACCGTGATCGCCTGCAAGGGCCGGGCGTTCGACCCCACCCTGATGAAGGCCGTTGCGGTCCGGCAGACCGCCTCTGTGCCGGCCAACACGGTGTTGGCGCAACTCTCCGGTGGCTACAGCTACCGCGGGCGGGTGTTGAAGTTTGCCGAAGTCAAGATTGCCGTGGGAAAGGAAACAAGCTGA
- a CDS encoding alpha/beta hydrolase, with product MTLETATNPLPRMAAAARLAAALLAFSLIVVLAAGCAKAPVYTLMETPAIYHKAAVDPFAHLDPILRGTVVSVFYATNRQPRDSGADGLHYGNAKGSVVNMGIATLRFGDENFSWEDLYAASIAPQRDFPVTISLLDCDQLARLPENFRSEAPQVLTAEQQDFAAAINMELAVAQDKEIMVYVHGTKVDFLNALVISAEVDHFAGRDFVGIAFAWPSHQNILNYLLGQDVVRAKDSSQALRALLEFLAAHTTAKHINLLSYSAGARVASKALYELRSAHPTLSGDDLRQTFRLGAVVFAAADVPLETFHQRLPAVSDLSQQVVVTVSDHDPALLAAENYMGGGTRIGVESAGLWELELTKAEKIANFEVVDLSLRQEGRGFDIIGHHYWYRHPWASSDIVLLLRTNAPPYRRGLSPAELEGVFYMSPEYPQKVREAVRRELGDSWLKAPKSP from the coding sequence TTGACGCTGGAAACCGCCACCAATCCCTTACCCAGGATGGCGGCTGCGGCCAGACTGGCAGCCGCCTTGCTGGCCTTTTCCTTGATTGTTGTATTGGCGGCAGGCTGTGCCAAGGCGCCGGTCTATACCCTGATGGAAACCCCGGCCATCTATCACAAAGCCGCCGTCGATCCGTTTGCCCACTTGGATCCCATCCTTCGCGGCACGGTAGTGTCGGTGTTTTATGCCACCAATCGTCAACCTCGGGATTCGGGCGCCGACGGTCTGCATTACGGAAACGCAAAGGGCAGCGTGGTCAACATGGGTATCGCCACCTTGCGCTTCGGAGATGAGAATTTCAGCTGGGAAGACCTCTATGCGGCGTCAATCGCTCCCCAGCGAGACTTTCCGGTTACGATTTCTTTATTGGATTGTGACCAGCTGGCCAGGTTGCCGGAGAATTTCCGGTCGGAGGCCCCCCAGGTGCTGACAGCCGAGCAGCAGGACTTCGCGGCGGCAATCAACATGGAACTGGCGGTGGCCCAGGACAAGGAGATCATGGTCTATGTGCATGGAACCAAGGTCGACTTTCTCAACGCGTTGGTCATAAGCGCGGAGGTCGACCATTTTGCCGGGCGTGATTTCGTCGGCATCGCCTTCGCCTGGCCATCCCACCAAAACATTCTCAACTACCTTTTGGGCCAGGATGTGGTTCGGGCCAAAGACTCCAGCCAGGCCCTGCGCGCCCTGCTGGAGTTTCTGGCTGCGCACACGACCGCAAAGCACATCAATTTGCTCTCATACAGCGCCGGGGCCCGGGTAGCATCCAAGGCCCTCTACGAGTTGCGTTCAGCCCATCCAACCCTCAGCGGGGATGATCTGCGACAGACTTTCCGCCTGGGCGCGGTGGTTTTTGCCGCCGCCGATGTTCCCCTCGAGACGTTTCATCAGCGGCTTCCCGCGGTCAGCGATTTGTCCCAACAGGTGGTGGTGACCGTCTCGGATCATGACCCCGCATTGCTCGCCGCGGAAAATTACATGGGCGGTGGTACCCGCATCGGCGTGGAGTCCGCGGGATTGTGGGAACTGGAACTGACCAAAGCCGAGAAGATCGCCAACTTCGAGGTGGTCGACCTCTCTTTGAGGCAAGAGGGGCGCGGCTTCGACATCATCGGTCACCACTACTGGTATCGCCACCCCTGGGCCAGCAGCGACATCGTTTTGCTCTTGCGTACCAATGCCCCGCCCTATCGCCGTGGTTTGAGCCCTGCAGAACTGGAGGGTGTTTTCTACATGTCCCCGGAATACCCCCAGAAAGTCCGGGAGGCCGTGCGCCGGGAACTGGGAGATAGCTGGTTGAAAGCCCCCAAAAGCCCCTGA
- a CDS encoding J domain-containing protein: protein MDPYEILGLTPEADDAAIRTAYLELVRRYPPDHHPQRFAAVSEAYQILKDEGARLRHQLFNLDSGLRSPIEVLQRRFAAPEARRPLTAEALQLFLRQRAMQ, encoded by the coding sequence ATGGACCCATACGAAATTCTGGGGCTGACCCCCGAGGCCGATGATGCGGCCATCCGCACCGCCTACCTCGAACTGGTGCGCCGCTATCCGCCCGATCATCACCCCCAGCGGTTTGCCGCCGTCAGCGAGGCCTACCAGATTCTCAAGGATGAAGGCGCCCGGCTGCGCCACCAGCTCTTCAACCTCGATTCCGGCCTGCGCTCCCCCATCGAGGTCCTGCAGCGCCGATTTGCCGCGCCCGAGGCCCGTAGGCCGCTGACCGCGGAGGCCTTGCAGCTGTTTCTGCGCCAAAGGGCGATGCAATGA
- a CDS encoding lipid-binding SYLF domain-containing protein, translating to MKKIGLAFIIAVALGASSVFAAAEVADYSGTINVFKESPAVAKFFKNSYGYAVFPTIGKAGFVVGGSYGKGQVYRDGKVTGKTAVMEGSIGFQLGGEAFSQIIFFQDKRAYDEFTTGNFEFGATAQAVVITAGAQAKAGTTGTSAGASAGPKTGVQAETEYVKGMATFVHSKGGLMYEASIAGQKFTFEPL from the coding sequence ATGAAAAAAATTGGGCTGGCATTTATCATCGCAGTGGCGTTGGGTGCATCATCGGTTTTCGCTGCAGCTGAGGTCGCGGACTACTCCGGAACCATCAACGTGTTCAAGGAGTCCCCGGCTGTGGCGAAGTTTTTCAAGAATTCATACGGCTACGCGGTCTTTCCGACCATTGGCAAGGCCGGCTTTGTTGTCGGCGGATCCTACGGCAAGGGCCAGGTCTACCGTGACGGCAAGGTTACCGGGAAGACTGCGGTGATGGAGGGCTCGATCGGGTTCCAGCTCGGCGGGGAGGCGTTCAGCCAGATCATCTTCTTTCAGGACAAGCGGGCCTACGACGAATTCACCACTGGCAATTTCGAGTTCGGCGCAACCGCCCAGGCGGTCGTCATAACGGCCGGCGCCCAGGCCAAGGCCGGAACCACCGGTACGAGCGCCGGCGCCAGTGCCGGCCCCAAGACCGGTGTCCAGGCTGAAACCGAATACGTCAAAGGAATGGCCACCTTCGTTCACAGCAAGGGCGGTCTGATGTACGAGGCCTCCATCGCTGGGCAGAAATTCACCTTCGAGCCGCTGTGA
- a CDS encoding Hsp70 family protein: MAAIVGIDLGTTYSEVAVLRDGQPEVVPVDGEPIMPSCVGLDSQGALIVGRAARNQMALAPENTILSIKRKMGKNEPVTLGERNFSPEEISALILRKLKQAAEAHLGEAVTQAVITVPAYFDDAQRKATQNAGQLAGLEVLRIINEPTAAALAYDAGLEEDQTILVYDLGGGTFDVSLVVVEKGVVEVKASHGDTALGGDDFDNLLIAHAAEVFREEKKVDLLQEPRVRNRLWAAVEAAKRKLSDVPFARIREEYLWQDHHLDLEIARHDYEEMIRPLVRKSMDCVHHCLRDASLLPGAVDRVILVGGASRTPLISELIRQEMRREPAFEINPELIVAMGAAIQAGVLAGQQTRSVLVDITPYTFGTQALSFQHGEMRDDHFVPIIRRSTPLPVSKAEVFVTAVDEQRQVDVRIYQGEAPSVDDNIFIGNFLVEGLSKVPAGNEIILNLALDLNGVLSVTALEKRTGLSKTVRMETGGKGPDFDLQAARRNLAELGDDEPAADEPGASVPADRQDLLARAKDQRRRAMALMANIDETDAGELRLLLQQVQDAIGSGDFTKLADVLTSLDDMLFYLED, translated from the coding sequence ATGGCCGCTATTGTTGGAATCGATCTGGGCACCACCTATTCCGAGGTGGCGGTGCTGCGCGATGGCCAGCCCGAGGTCGTCCCGGTGGACGGGGAGCCGATCATGCCGTCGTGTGTCGGCCTGGACAGCCAGGGGGCCCTGATTGTGGGGCGCGCAGCGCGCAACCAGATGGCGCTGGCCCCCGAGAACACCATTTTATCCATCAAGCGCAAGATGGGCAAAAACGAGCCGGTGACCCTGGGGGAGCGAAACTTCAGCCCGGAGGAGATTTCGGCCCTGATTCTGCGCAAACTCAAGCAGGCTGCCGAAGCGCATCTGGGGGAGGCGGTGACCCAGGCCGTGATCACCGTGCCGGCCTATTTCGACGACGCCCAGCGCAAGGCCACCCAGAACGCCGGTCAGCTGGCGGGCCTTGAGGTCCTGCGGATCATCAACGAGCCCACGGCCGCCGCCCTGGCCTACGATGCCGGGCTGGAAGAGGACCAGACCATCCTGGTCTACGACCTGGGGGGCGGTACCTTCGATGTGTCGCTGGTGGTTGTCGAAAAGGGCGTGGTCGAGGTCAAGGCCAGTCACGGCGACACCGCTCTCGGCGGGGACGACTTCGACAATCTGCTGATAGCGCATGCCGCCGAGGTGTTCCGCGAAGAAAAAAAAGTCGACCTGCTGCAGGAGCCCCGGGTCCGCAACAGGCTCTGGGCGGCGGTCGAGGCGGCCAAACGCAAGCTCTCCGACGTTCCCTTCGCCCGCATCCGGGAGGAATACCTCTGGCAGGACCATCACCTGGATCTGGAAATCGCGCGCCACGACTACGAGGAGATGATCCGCCCGCTGGTCCGCAAAAGCATGGACTGCGTGCATCACTGCCTGCGCGATGCCAGCCTGCTGCCCGGCGCCGTCGACCGCGTCATTCTGGTGGGCGGGGCCAGCCGCACACCGTTGATCTCTGAATTGATCCGCCAGGAAATGCGCCGGGAACCGGCCTTCGAGATCAACCCCGAGCTGATCGTGGCCATGGGGGCCGCAATTCAGGCCGGGGTCCTGGCCGGGCAGCAGACCCGCTCGGTCCTCGTGGACATCACCCCATACACCTTCGGAACCCAGGCGCTGTCGTTTCAGCACGGCGAAATGCGCGACGATCACTTTGTCCCCATCATCCGCCGCAGCACGCCGCTGCCGGTCTCCAAGGCCGAAGTCTTTGTTACCGCGGTGGACGAGCAGCGCCAGGTGGATGTGCGCATCTATCAGGGGGAAGCGCCGTCGGTGGACGACAATATCTTCATCGGCAATTTTTTGGTCGAGGGCCTGAGCAAAGTGCCCGCCGGCAACGAGATCATTTTGAACCTGGCCCTGGACCTCAACGGCGTGCTGAGCGTGACGGCGCTAGAAAAACGCACCGGGCTTTCCAAGACCGTGCGAATGGAAACCGGCGGCAAGGGGCCCGACTTCGACCTTCAGGCGGCCCGGCGCAATCTGGCCGAGCTCGGCGACGATGAGCCGGCGGCCGATGAACCGGGCGCTTCCGTACCGGCGGATCGGCAGGACCTGCTGGCCCGGGCCAAGGACCAGCGGCGGCGGGCCATGGCGCTCATGGCGAACATCGACGAGACCGACGCCGGTGAGCTGCGCTTGCTCCTGCAGCAGGTCCAGGACGCCATCGGGAGCGGCGATTTCACCAAGCTGGCCGATGTCCTCACCTCCCTGGACGATATGCTCTTTTACCTGGAGGACTGA
- a CDS encoding tetratricopeptide repeat protein, translating into MRFLSLFSGPSPEKLEQKGDVLAAAGYWGEARLLYERARDKLAKRGGPANGRQARLAVKIRQVREALAREHQRTAANLAENDCLAEARELLLVALGISADEGLRASLKAQLQGLAARERAGADAAVPDPPQSLADEGDLSWPPEPEAVGAAAEAEYFFALCSTLPEAVRDAYLGYGETFKSGFIALNRGDFAAAARLLGRAMAQNPQPGSYIPLELATACLNLGRLGAARRLLETFIPHHPAALPAYQMLCEIYWELKEFDRAHALLAGLPPELAASQAAVGLKGETLYQAGELEQAASFYRDVLAVFGWSEAVAVALAKVYEALRQPAAARALYGRILGAGGAHCDPEIRHRYAELSFAAGLRGEDILELYLALARELPENAALYYDRISRIYTRLGNSVEAARFRAFSERVRGRRPGR; encoded by the coding sequence ATGCGTTTTTTGAGTCTTTTTTCCGGCCCGTCCCCCGAAAAGCTGGAGCAAAAAGGCGATGTCCTGGCCGCGGCCGGCTATTGGGGCGAGGCCCGCCTGCTCTACGAGCGCGCCCGTGACAAGCTCGCCAAGCGCGGCGGGCCGGCAAACGGGCGGCAGGCGCGGCTGGCGGTCAAGATCCGGCAGGTGCGCGAGGCCCTGGCCCGGGAGCATCAGCGGACCGCAGCGAACCTGGCCGAAAACGATTGCCTGGCAGAGGCCCGCGAGCTGCTGCTGGTGGCGCTCGGGATCAGCGCCGATGAAGGGCTGCGCGCCTCCCTCAAAGCCCAGCTGCAAGGGCTGGCGGCCCGCGAGCGGGCGGGGGCCGATGCGGCCGTTCCCGACCCGCCCCAGAGCCTCGCGGACGAGGGAGACCTTTCCTGGCCGCCGGAGCCCGAGGCGGTGGGCGCGGCGGCGGAAGCGGAATATTTCTTCGCCCTCTGCAGCACGCTGCCCGAGGCGGTGCGGGATGCCTACCTGGGCTACGGTGAAACCTTCAAGTCCGGTTTCATCGCGCTAAACCGCGGCGACTTCGCCGCCGCCGCCAGGCTTCTGGGGCGGGCCATGGCCCAGAACCCCCAGCCCGGGAGCTATATCCCGCTGGAGCTGGCCACCGCCTGCCTGAACCTGGGTCGGCTGGGGGCCGCCCGGCGGCTGCTGGAAACTTTCATCCCGCATCACCCCGCCGCCCTGCCCGCATACCAGATGCTGTGCGAGATTTACTGGGAACTGAAAGAATTCGATCGCGCCCATGCGCTCCTGGCCGGTCTGCCACCGGAGCTTGCGGCCTCCCAGGCCGCGGTGGGCCTCAAAGGTGAAACCCTCTATCAAGCCGGAGAGCTGGAACAGGCCGCGTCTTTTTACCGGGATGTGCTGGCGGTTTTCGGCTGGAGCGAGGCCGTCGCCGTCGCGCTCGCCAAGGTCTATGAAGCCCTGCGCCAACCCGCCGCCGCGCGCGCGCTTTACGGGCGGATATTGGGGGCGGGCGGGGCCCATTGCGACCCGGAGATCCGGCACCGCTATGCGGAGCTTTCCTTCGCCGCCGGCCTGCGGGGGGAGGATATCCTGGAGCTCTACCTCGCCCTGGCGCGCGAGCTGCCCGAAAACGCGGCGCTATATTACGACCGCATCAGCCGGATCTACACGCGCCTGGGCAACAGTGTCGAGGCCGCCCGCTTCCGCGCCTTTTCGGAACGGGTGCGCGGCAGGCGACCCGGACGCTGA